Proteins found in one Phocoena sinus isolate mPhoSin1 chromosome 5, mPhoSin1.pri, whole genome shotgun sequence genomic segment:
- the NPY1R gene encoding neuropeptide Y receptor type 1, whose protein sequence is MNSTLFSQVENHSIYYNFSEKNSQFLAFENDDCHLPLAMIFTLALAYGAVIILGVSGNLALIIIILKQKELRNVTNILIVNLSFSDLLVAIMCLPFTFVYTLMDHWVFGEAVCKLNPFVQCVSITVSIFSLVLIAVERHQLIINPRGWRPSNRHAYVGIAVIWVLAVASSLPFLIYQVLTDEPFQNVTLDAFKDKYVCFDKFPSDSHRLSYTTLLLVLQYFGPLCFIFICYFKIYIRLKRRNNMMDKMRDSKYRSSETKRINVMLLSIVVAFAVCWLPLTIFNTVFDWNHQIIATCNHNLLFLLCHLTAMISTCVNPIFYGFLNKNFQRDLQFFFNFCDFRSQDDDYETIAMSTIHTDVSKTSLKQPSPVMLKKIHSDDNEKI, encoded by the exons ATGAATTCAACGTTATTTTCCCAGGTAGAAAATCATTCAATCTATTATAATTTTTCAGAGAAGAATTCCCAGTTTTTGGCTTTCGAAAATGACGATTGTCATCTGCCCTTGGCCATGATATTCACGTTAGCTCTTGCCTATGGAGCTGTGATCATTCTTGGGGTCTCTGGAAACCTGGCCTTGATCATAATCATCTTGAAACAGAAGGAGTTGAGAAATGTCACCAACATCCTGATTGTGAATCTTTCCTTCTCAGACTTGCTTGTTGCTATCATGTGTCTCCCCTTCACGTTTGTCTACACGCTGATGGACCACTGGGTTTTTGGTGAGGCAGTGTGCAAGTTGAACCCTTTTGTGCAGTGTGTCTCCATCACTGTGTCTATCTTCTCTCTGGTCCTCATTGCCGTGGAACGGCATCAGCTGATCATCAATCCACGGGGCTGGAGACCAAGTAATAGACATGCTTACGTAGGCATTGCTGTCATCTGGGTCCTTGCTGTGGCttcttctctgcccttcctgATCTACCAAGTATTGACGGATGAACCGTTCCAGAATGTGACCCTTGATGCGTTCAAGGACAAGTACGTCTGCTTTGATAAATTTCCATCAGACTCTCACCGGTTGTCTTACACCACTCTTCTCTTGGTGCTGCAGTATTTTGGCCCactctgttttatatttatttgctacTTCAAG ATATATATAcgcttaaaaagaagaaacaacatgATGGACAAGATGAGAGACAGTAAGTACAGGTCCAGCGAAACCAAAAGAATCAACGTCATGCTGCTGTCCATCGTGGTGGCGTTTGCGGTCTGCTGGCTGCCGCTCACCATATTCAACACCGTGTTCGACTGGAATCATCAGATCATTGCTACGTGCAACCATAATCTgttattcctgctctgccacctcACAGCCATGATCTCCACCTGTGTCAACCCCATATTTTATGGCTTCCTGAACAAAAACTTCCAGAGAGACCTGCAGTTCTTCTTTAACTTTTGTGATTTCCGGTCTCAGGATGACGACTACGAGACCATCGCCATGTCCACCATTCACACGGATGTTTCTAAGACGTCTCTGAAGCAACCAAGCCCAGTCATGCTTAAAAAGATCCACAGTGATGATAATGAAAAAATCTGA